A window from Triticum aestivum cultivar Chinese Spring chromosome 6D, IWGSC CS RefSeq v2.1, whole genome shotgun sequence encodes these proteins:
- the LOC123142242 gene encoding disease resistance protein RGA2-like: METAIGAANWMVGRVLNKLSDDLLAAYVASSELGLNSEQIKTKLKYMQGLLHTAQERGVSSNPGLQGLLEDLSKKADEAEDALDELHYFMIQDQLGGIRMAAMELGDGLRGHALHACHAARHTIGNWLPCFSCTRTQDDDCAASTIVGKPIKFDRVTMSNKIKSVMEGIHDLCHPVSDLLDKIPNNSTSITLKRTPTGSTVAQDIFYGRDVIFEQTVTSLTSGTYQNEALSVLPFVGHGGMGKTTFIQHLYNEKRIGEHFAVKVWVCVSTDFDVLKLTRQILSCIPAIEKEEYNCTNETANLDQLQKSIAERLKSKRFLVVLDDIWKCNSESDWNNLLAPFKKGEIKGSMVLVTTRFPSIAQMLKTVNPTELRGLEPSDFFKLFEACIFGQSKPGRYEDELIDVARDIAKKLKGSPLAANTVGRLLKKNLSREYWMGVLEKDEWKNAKDDDDIMPSLKISYDYLPFHLKKSFSYCALFPEDYKFYNSEMTSLWTAIGIIDSHCQNHKNYLEELVDNGFLMKRVDEYHQYYVMHDLCTNFL, from the coding sequence ATGGAGACGGCTATCGGTGCGGCAAACTGGATGGTCGGTAGGGTGCTGAATAAGCTGTCAGATGACTTGCTGGCCGCTTATGTGGCCAGCTCCGAGCTCGGCCTCAACTCCGAGCAGATCAAAACCAAGCTCAAGTACATGCAAGGGCTCCTGCACACGGCCCAGGAGAGGGGTGTGAGCAGCAACCCTGGCCTGCAAGGCTTGCTAGAGGACTTGAGCAAGAAGGCTGATGAGGCTGAGGACGCGCTGGATGAGCTCCACTACTTCATGATCCAGGACCAATTGGGTGGTATCCGGATGGCAGCCATGGAGCTAGGCGATGGCCTCCGTGGTCATGCTCTACATGCTTGCCATGCTGCTCGCCACACCATCGGTAACTGGCTTCCATGCTTTTCTTGCACACGTACACAAGATGATGATTGTGCTGCTTCGACGATTGTTGGGAAACCCATAAAATTCGACAGGGTGACCATGTCTAACAAAATCAAGTCAGTGATGGAGGGCATACACGACCTATGTCATCCTGTCTCTGACTTGCTGGATAAAATTCCAAATAATAGCACATCGATCACCCTTAAAAGGACTCCAACGGGTTCAACAGTCGCACAAGATATATTTTATGGGAGGGATGTCATTTTTGAGCAAACTGTGACTTCACTCACCAGTGGCACATATCAGAATGAAGCACTTTCTGTTCTTCCTTTTGTCGGCCATGGGGGTATGGGAAAGACAACTTTCATCCAACACTTGTATAATGAGAAAAGGATTGGGGAACATTTCGCTGTCAAGGTTTGGGTATGTGTTTCAACTGATTTTGATGTGCTTAAGCTCACCCGGCAGATCCTTAGTTGCATACCTGCAATTGAAAAAGAAGAATATAACTGCACAAATGAAACAGCCAATTTAGACCAGCTTCAAAAATCCATTGCAGAGAGACTGAAGTCTAAAAGGTTTTTAGTTGTCTTGGATGACATCTGGAAATGCAATAGTGAAAGTGATTGGAATAACCTATTAGCTCCATTCAAAAAGGGGGAAATCAAGGGCAGCATGGTTCTTGTCACGACTCGGTTTCCATCTATAGCACAAATGCTGAAAACAGTTAATCCAACAGAACTACGTGGTTTGGAGCCTAGTGACTTCTTTAAATTATTTGAAGCATGTATCTTTGGTCAGAGCAAACCTGGGCGTTACGAAGATGAGCTGATTGATGTCGCAAGAGATATTGCAAAGAAACTAAAGGGTTCACCACTAGCAGCCAATACAGTTGGTCGGTTATTGAAGAAAAACCTTTCTCGGGAATATTGGATGGGAGTTCTTGAAAAGGATGAATGGAAAAATGCAaaagatgatgatgatattatgccATCTCTTAAAATTAGCTACGATTACCTCCCTTTCCATCTGAAAAAAAGTTTTTCATATTGTGCCCTTTTCCCTGAAGATTATAAGTTTTATAATTCAGAAATGACTAGCTTGTGGACTGCCATAGGTATCATAGATTCTCATTGCCAAAACCATAAAAACTACTTAGAAGAACTAGTGGACAATGGTTTTCTCATGAAGAGAGTTGATGAGTATCATCAATACTATGTGATGCATGATTTATGCACGAACTTTCTTTGA